GATTCCATTATTGAGGAAGTGGTGCAGATGAAACTGCGGATGGTCGGGCTGGGTGATTTTATGCACTATTTCCCCAACCAGCTTTCCGGGGGCATGCGCAAAAGAGCGGGGCTGGCAAGGGCCATGGTCATGGACCCCACAACCCTGCTTTGCGATGAACCGTCATCAGGGCTGGACCCCATCACTGCCGCAGATCTTGATCAGTTGATCCTCAAGCTCAAGGAAACATTTCACGTCACCACCGTGGTGGTTACTCATGATCTGGACAGTCTGTTCAACATTGCCGATCACGTGGTGGTCTTGCATAGGGGAAGCTGCCTTTATCAGGGCGATGTGGAAGGGCTGCAACAGTCCGACAACGAATATATAATCGACTTTCTGGAACGCAGGCCCACGGAAATTGACCACAGCATGGAACGGGCCGTGAAGTTTAGAAGCAGGGTCTGATTACGGGAGATATGTGATGGTACTCAATCCGCGCAGCTCGGCTGCTGATATGATCAAGGCCGCATTGGCCGCTCTGGCTGGGCTGGCCGTGCTCGGGATGTTCATTGTTTTTCTGGGCGGGCATGATTTCTTTTCTGACTACTCGCAGTACAAGATTCTTTTTCGCAATGTGAAGGATCTTACTTCCGGCCGTCCGGTCAAGTACGCGGGCCTTAGCGTGGGTAAGGTTGATTCCATTACTGTTGATGCAGAAAATCCTGGACGTATTTCCGTGGTCATCAATGTGGATCGCGATTTTCCTCTTTACCGGGGCACAACGGCTATGGTTACCCAGAAAGGGCTGGTGGGCGATAATTACATCCTGCTGGAATTGCGGGGAGATGCCGGGACAAAATTGTCTGATGGGGACTTAATTCCTTCGACTGTCAAAATGAGTATGAACGAAGTGGCTGCTGAAATGGGTCGATCCGTCGCTTCCCTTACTCCACAGCTAGAAAGGGCCGTAAATGCCTTCGAGATGCTTTTTTCCCCTGAGAACATGTCCAACATCGGAAAAAGTTTGAAAATGGCTCCAGAGGTGCTTGCGGAAACCAACGCTACCCTGGTCACCTTCAGGGATGAGTGGAAGAAACTAGCCCGGTCCGGTGCCGGGGCTATGAACAACGGTTCCAAAAATATTACTGTGCTGACTAACGAACTTATCGATACCTTGCAGAAAGTTGAGTCTGTTCTTGCTGCCGTACAAGGAGATATGAGCACGACCCTGAATAGTGTCAGCGGAGATGTCAGTCGTGCGGTGGACGGCATAGATGGGTTGACCGCCGATCTGCGGCGTAATGTGGAATATGATCAGGAAGAGTTGGAAATCATTCTTGTGAATATCAATCGTCTATCCCGTGAAATGAATCGGTTGGCCCGGTCACTGCGCGAACGTCCGTGGCAGGTTTTAAATCCTCCGCAGGGAGCAGAAAATGATCAATAGAATTTTTCCCATTGCAATTCTGGTTTTTGTCTTGTCTTCAGCTGGATGCATCGGCGGTAAATCCGTGGAATCCTCATATTTGCGATTGGGCGACA
The Marinifilum sp. JC120 DNA segment above includes these coding regions:
- a CDS encoding MCE family protein, which translates into the protein MVLNPRSSAADMIKAALAALAGLAVLGMFIVFLGGHDFFSDYSQYKILFRNVKDLTSGRPVKYAGLSVGKVDSITVDAENPGRISVVINVDRDFPLYRGTTAMVTQKGLVGDNYILLELRGDAGTKLSDGDLIPSTVKMSMNEVAAEMGRSVASLTPQLERAVNAFEMLFSPENMSNIGKSLKMAPEVLAETNATLVTFRDEWKKLARSGAGAMNNGSKNITVLTNELIDTLQKVESVLAAVQGDMSTTLNSVSGDVSRAVDGIDGLTADLRRNVEYDQEELEIILVNINRLSREMNRLARSLRERPWQVLNPPQGAENDQ
- a CDS encoding ATP-binding cassette domain-containing protein; translated protein: MKLSRVAQDITLKKLSLGYPGKVLMEDLNAVLPAGKISVILGGSGCGKSTLLRHILGLNTPVSGEIFLGETNLTSLDSGEEYKQIRTRMGVLFQDGAMLGSLTLGENVALPMQEHTELPDSIIEEVVQMKLRMVGLGDFMHYFPNQLSGGMRKRAGLARAMVMDPTTLLCDEPSSGLDPITAADLDQLILKLKETFHVTTVVVTHDLDSLFNIADHVVVLHRGSCLYQGDVEGLQQSDNEYIIDFLERRPTEIDHSMERAVKFRSRV